One window of the Pelmatolapia mariae isolate MD_Pm_ZW linkage group LG15, Pm_UMD_F_2, whole genome shotgun sequence genome contains the following:
- the irak1bp1 gene encoding interleukin-1 receptor-associated kinase 1-binding protein 1 homolog: MESQSRVFAAIVPAGRELSGNEKEQGLEVRAVSRQSPGKCLREVQVTGTAEVRCQADRASVRVSVGNSKESVSEATHSVSRRLGYILQALRQHDIREEDTSVRRFLHRDADMYRMDAEVIVTFSDFEKMERICSILLEKLDKSVSVGTPEFYHSAECLSQMRLRACVSAVENAQLKASKVSQLLGQSLGPPLLVREDETKEWRNNEDNGGGGQGSAAPSHFPSLPTVTASSQVSVSFSLRDTSRKMR, from the exons ATGGAAAGTCAGAGTCGCGTCTTCGCGGCGATAGTACCGGCCGGGCGGGAGCTCTCCGGTAACGAAAAAGAGCAGGGGCTGGAAGTAAGAGCGGTTAGTCGGCAGAGTCCCGGTAAGTGTCTACGGGAGGTCCAGGTGACAGGGACAGCGGAGGTTCGCTGCCAGGCTGACCGAGCATCGGTGCGGGTCAGCGTGGGCAACAGCAAGGAGTCCGTCAGCGAAGCAACCCACAGCGTTTCACGGCGACTTGGATACATTTTACAGGCTCTCAG ACAACATGACATCAGAGAAGAAGACACTTCAGTGAGGAGGTTTCTCCACCGAGACGCAGACATGTATCGGATGGATGCAGAG GTCATAGTGACTTTCTCAGACTTTGAGAAGATGGAGCGAATATGTAGCATCCTGCTGGAAAAGCTAGACAAGAGCGTTTCTGTGGGGACACCAGAGTTCTACCACAGTGCTGAATGCCTGAGTCAAATGAg gctgcgtgcgtgtgtgtctgcagtcgaGAATGCTCAGCTGAAGGCCAGCAAAGTCAGTCAGCTCCTGGGACAAAGTCTGGGACCCCCTCTGCTGGTTAGAGAGGACGAAACCAAAGAGTGGAGGAACAACGAGGACAACGGTGGTGGGGGGCAGGGGTCTGCAGCCCCTTCTCACTTTCCCAGCTTACCTACAGTCACTGCTTCCTCGCAGGTGTCCGTCTCCTTCAGCCTCAGAGACACGAGCAGGAAAATGAGATGA